Proteins encoded together in one Orrella marina window:
- a CDS encoding carbonic anhydrase: protein MSRHDLEKFIAGFAAFQKTYFDEKHELFEDLAQGQHPRSLLIGCCDSRVDPSQMMGADPGEIFVSRNVANLVPPCEPSGHGHHGVSAAIQFAVQSLKVERVIVLGHSRCGGIRALMESVDTPEPALLDFVGSWVRIAEPARRKTLAAYGHTPFETQCRICEKTSILNSLNNLMTFPWVRDAVEHGRLTLHGWYFDLERGELLAYSDRAGQFLPVVCALENTASPGTVEPGTRTT from the coding sequence ATGTCCAGACATGATCTTGAGAAGTTCATTGCCGGATTTGCAGCGTTTCAAAAGACGTATTTTGATGAGAAGCACGAACTCTTTGAAGATCTTGCGCAAGGTCAGCATCCGCGCAGCTTGCTGATTGGCTGCTGCGACTCAAGAGTCGATCCCAGTCAGATGATGGGGGCAGATCCGGGAGAGATCTTTGTTTCCCGCAATGTTGCTAATCTGGTTCCGCCCTGTGAGCCGTCTGGTCATGGTCACCATGGCGTGAGTGCGGCGATCCAGTTCGCGGTTCAGTCCCTCAAAGTTGAGCGTGTCATCGTCCTCGGGCATTCTCGTTGCGGTGGTATCCGCGCCCTGATGGAGTCGGTTGACACACCAGAGCCGGCATTACTCGATTTTGTGGGAAGCTGGGTTCGTATTGCAGAGCCAGCCCGGCGCAAGACCCTGGCTGCATACGGTCACACGCCGTTCGAGACACAATGCCGGATTTGCGAGAAAACCTCCATCCTGAACTCGCTGAACAATCTGATGACGTTTCCCTGGGTTCGTGACGCAGTCGAGCATGGTCGTCTGACCTTGCACGGCTGGTATTTTGATCTGGAACGAGGCGAGTTGCTCGCCTATTCAGACAGGGCAGGACAGTTTCTGCCAGTGGTGTGTGCGCTCGAGAACACGGCCTCCCCCGGAACGGTTGAACCAGGGACGAGGACGACATGA
- the moaA gene encoding GTP 3',8-cyclase MoaA — MKNANMPLIDRFGRTIDYLRVSVTDRCDLRCGYCMPRDFKGFEEPADWLSFEEIERIVGAFVRLGTRHVRLTGGEPLTRRNLPELANRICALDGLDDLSVSTNGTMLARHASALKQAGVRRLNVSLDSLAGDCVESITGRDCLADVLQGLEVARAAGFTPIKINMVVMPDVNAHQVREMVDFCFERGFVLRLIETMPVGQTGRVSGWLPIESVLQPIRQELDLVPEIRPLGGGPARYWRTRDGKGQVGVITPMSQHFCETCNRVRLSVDGTLYLCLGQEDKVCLRTALRQGMDDHQLVTLIRSAIDRKPERHEFSQRPEKIVRFMSQTGG, encoded by the coding sequence ATGAAAAACGCGAACATGCCTCTCATTGACCGGTTTGGCCGCACGATTGACTACTTGCGAGTCAGCGTGACGGATCGCTGCGACTTGCGTTGTGGTTATTGCATGCCCAGGGACTTCAAGGGGTTTGAAGAGCCGGCTGACTGGCTGAGCTTTGAAGAGATCGAGCGCATTGTCGGTGCGTTCGTACGCCTGGGTACCCGGCATGTACGTCTGACTGGTGGTGAGCCGCTCACGCGCAGGAATCTGCCAGAGCTTGCAAACCGGATCTGCGCGCTGGATGGACTGGACGACCTGTCCGTCTCGACCAATGGAACCATGCTGGCCCGTCATGCGAGCGCACTGAAGCAGGCTGGCGTCAGGCGTCTGAACGTCAGCCTGGATAGCCTGGCAGGCGACTGTGTGGAATCCATCACCGGGCGGGATTGTCTGGCCGATGTTCTGCAGGGGCTGGAAGTGGCCAGGGCGGCTGGTTTTACGCCGATCAAGATCAACATGGTGGTCATGCCGGATGTCAATGCCCATCAGGTCCGGGAAATGGTGGATTTCTGTTTTGAGAGGGGGTTTGTGCTTCGACTGATCGAGACCATGCCAGTTGGCCAGACCGGAAGAGTTTCGGGATGGCTCCCGATCGAGTCGGTTCTGCAGCCCATCCGGCAGGAGCTGGATCTTGTGCCGGAAATCAGGCCGCTTGGCGGCGGGCCGGCCCGTTACTGGCGTACACGGGACGGCAAGGGCCAGGTCGGGGTGATTACGCCCATGAGTCAGCACTTCTGTGAGACTTGTAACCGCGTGAGGTTATCAGTTGATGGCACACTCTATTTATGCCTCGGACAGGAAGATAAAGTCTGTCTGCGCACGGCCCTGCGTCAGGGAATGGATGATCATCAACTGGTTACGCTGATCAGATCTGCCATTGATCGAAAGCCAGAACGTCACGAGTTCAGTCAGCGCCCCGAGAAAATTGTGCGTTTCATGTCCCAGACGGGCGGTTGA
- the mobB gene encoding molybdopterin-guanine dinucleotide biosynthesis protein B yields MKVFGVSGHSGSGKTTMIEAMLPELSTLGVRTSVIKHTHHDFPVEPPGKDSARFRASGAYEVMVCSAHRYAIVRELNGTDVPTLDEQLARLAPCDLVLVEGYHDYPIPRMEVFRHAVGHDPRCLADPHLVALASDESLPFKPEVWPLNEPAQIARLICQYLQIDTVGRGG; encoded by the coding sequence ATGAAAGTGTTCGGTGTTTCAGGTCATTCCGGCAGTGGCAAGACCACAATGATCGAGGCCATGCTGCCAGAGCTGTCGACGCTGGGAGTCAGGACCAGTGTGATCAAACACACTCACCACGACTTTCCGGTAGAGCCGCCCGGCAAGGACAGTGCCCGGTTTCGTGCTTCAGGCGCATATGAAGTCATGGTCTGTTCTGCGCACAGGTACGCTATCGTGCGGGAACTCAACGGTACCGATGTACCGACGCTGGACGAGCAACTCGCGCGTCTTGCGCCGTGCGATCTGGTGCTGGTCGAGGGGTACCATGATTATCCGATTCCCCGCATGGAGGTGTTTCGTCATGCAGTCGGGCATGACCCGAGGTGCCTGGCTGACCCGCATCTGGTTGCCTTGGCAAGCGATGAGTCGTTGCCTTTCAAGCCCGAGGTCTGGCCGCTGAATGAGCCCGCGCAGATTGCAAGGTTGATCTGCCAGTACCTTCAGATTGATACTGTTGGCAGAGGAGGCTGA